A section of the Streptomyces sp. SCL15-4 genome encodes:
- a CDS encoding wax ester/triacylglycerol synthase domain-containing protein produces the protein MAAHFTRHPASTSEADEMSAKDHMVWRLESGRRARPIIVVVLFFEDDVSWEAFTAWHESLCAAMPRLRGRVAPGRRPGERPRWVPDENFSLLHHLQRVAVEGKGTRRDVFDAAEVLAEVPFPQGRSPWNGYLISGLEGGRTGYVLKISHSIADGIRLREIFLRQSVAETAAHSSGTPAAEGPWQVISPMPAAEVPPPRTEQPVPPSPHGRRLLKAARFLGRATLDMLDLPHPVPEAGGQFRRHFFTTTVPLPPVKQLATASGGTVHDALVAAVTEGCRRYNTHHGVRRRRMRVFSPYGRPPRATAHDSRSQGNHWFIVRFAVRAELPDLPARIRAVRRAVRDSYHPDSADWMGAIARLCPLVPRALFEAVFLRLCATHEFVVSNMPGPTVAASVNGHRVGEIYAIAPTLGSAVTVTLMSYQDTCHIAVNVDPTVIPDSHLVAHHICQAVRELADPAAPRAPGSGKTGR, from the coding sequence GTGGCTGCGCACTTCACCCGACATCCCGCGAGCACGTCCGAAGCGGACGAAATGAGCGCCAAGGACCACATGGTCTGGCGCCTGGAGTCCGGACGGCGGGCCCGGCCCATCATCGTCGTCGTCCTGTTCTTCGAGGACGACGTGTCCTGGGAGGCGTTCACCGCCTGGCACGAGAGCCTCTGCGCCGCGATGCCTCGTCTGCGCGGCCGGGTGGCCCCCGGCCGCCGCCCCGGGGAACGGCCGCGCTGGGTTCCGGACGAGAATTTCTCCCTCCTCCACCACCTCCAGCGCGTCGCGGTGGAAGGCAAGGGCACCCGGCGGGACGTCTTCGACGCCGCCGAGGTCCTGGCCGAGGTCCCCTTCCCCCAGGGCCGGTCGCCGTGGAACGGCTACCTCATCTCCGGCCTCGAAGGCGGCAGAACCGGCTACGTACTGAAGATCTCCCACAGCATCGCCGACGGCATCCGGCTGCGTGAGATCTTCCTGCGACAGTCTGTCGCGGAGACCGCTGCGCACTCCAGCGGAACACCGGCGGCCGAAGGCCCCTGGCAGGTGATCAGCCCCATGCCCGCGGCGGAGGTCCCCCCACCGCGGACGGAACAGCCCGTACCGCCTTCCCCGCACGGCCGCCGCCTCCTCAAAGCCGCACGGTTCCTGGGACGGGCCACCCTCGACATGCTCGACCTCCCGCACCCCGTACCGGAAGCGGGCGGCCAGTTCCGCCGGCACTTCTTCACCACCACCGTGCCCCTGCCGCCCGTCAAGCAGCTCGCCACCGCGTCCGGGGGTACCGTCCACGACGCGCTCGTCGCCGCCGTCACGGAGGGCTGCCGCCGCTACAACACGCACCATGGCGTACGCCGCCGCCGCATGCGTGTCTTCTCGCCCTACGGCCGCCCGCCCCGGGCGACGGCACACGACTCGCGCAGCCAGGGCAACCACTGGTTCATCGTCCGCTTCGCGGTCCGTGCCGAACTCCCCGACCTCCCCGCCCGTATCCGCGCCGTCCGGCGTGCCGTGCGCGACAGCTACCACCCCGACTCCGCCGACTGGATGGGCGCCATCGCCAGGCTGTGTCCCCTGGTGCCGCGAGCCCTCTTCGAAGCGGTGTTCCTGCGCTTGTGCGCCACCCACGAGTTCGTGGTCAGCAACATGCCGGGCCCGACGGTCGCGGCGTCGGTCAACGGCCACCGCGTCGGCGAGATCTACGCCATCGCCCCCACCCTCGGCTCGGCCGTCACCGTCACGCTCATGTCGTACCAGGACACCTGTCACATCGCCGTCAACGTCGACCCCACCGTGATCCCCGATTCGCACCTCGTCGCCCACCACATCTGCCAGGCCGTCAGAGAACTGGCCGACCCGGCCGCGCCCCGCGCACCCGGCAGCGGAAAGACCGGGCGATGA
- a CDS encoding ABC1 kinase family protein — MNLARSRLLARIAYHIVHASVRKDLPDLAGGTSGEAAHAVAVRQAFEALGPLYMKVGQILSTRPDVVAAPIAKELEHLHDRAAVLPFHLLEPVLEEGLGRNWHRRFRHFDTADPIGTASLAQVYAATLTDGRRVAVKVQRPGIRPLVEQDMRTLRRLARFFARRAPAFNATIDVEAMLGVVFDAMRPELDFTLEARNMDRARLAARRFSLVTVPRPLDATPKVLIQSLAAGTSIRDADPADFSRDERQAVGRQLLAFMFHGYFIDMTFHADPHPGNIFVAAGRPATVIDWGMIGHIDRRQSMSLMLGLLSLSQNDGHALAKAWVEMGKVTPWADVSSFTQDMAALVPKITSASLEELNFGATLTSVLASSTRRGIQTSSMISILGKSFANAEGSVRYLAPELSVTDVFRKEIRGIVAAYLREASSDQQAARTLMEQLISSLSTPGEIRGIIRDIANQDLTIQVAQAAKQRLSPRDDRADARLRRVLQAAGLAALVWRAAQNRQR, encoded by the coding sequence GTGAACCTCGCCCGCAGCCGCCTGCTCGCCCGAATCGCCTACCACATCGTCCACGCGTCGGTCCGCAAGGACCTTCCGGACCTGGCGGGAGGCACATCCGGCGAAGCGGCCCACGCAGTGGCCGTACGGCAGGCGTTCGAGGCTCTCGGGCCCCTCTACATGAAGGTGGGGCAGATCCTGTCGACGCGCCCCGACGTGGTCGCCGCGCCCATCGCCAAGGAACTGGAACATCTCCACGACCGCGCTGCCGTGCTGCCCTTCCACCTGCTGGAACCCGTGCTCGAAGAGGGTCTCGGCCGCAACTGGCACCGCCGCTTCCGTCACTTCGACACCGCGGACCCCATCGGCACCGCTTCCCTGGCCCAGGTCTACGCCGCGACGCTGACCGACGGCCGCCGGGTGGCGGTCAAGGTCCAGCGGCCCGGGATCCGCCCCCTGGTGGAACAGGACATGAGAACTCTGCGCCGCTTGGCACGCTTCTTCGCCAGACGGGCACCAGCGTTCAACGCGACCATCGATGTCGAGGCCATGCTCGGCGTCGTGTTCGACGCCATGCGCCCCGAACTCGACTTCACCCTGGAGGCCCGCAACATGGACCGGGCCCGGCTCGCCGCTCGCCGCTTCAGCCTCGTCACCGTTCCCCGACCGCTCGACGCCACCCCCAAGGTACTCATCCAGAGCCTGGCCGCGGGAACCAGCATCCGGGACGCGGATCCCGCCGACTTCTCCCGGGACGAACGCCAAGCCGTCGGGCGCCAGTTGCTCGCCTTCATGTTCCACGGCTACTTCATCGACATGACCTTCCACGCCGACCCTCACCCGGGCAACATCTTCGTCGCCGCCGGCCGCCCCGCCACCGTCATCGACTGGGGGATGATCGGTCACATCGACCGTCGACAGAGCATGTCCTTGATGCTCGGCCTGCTCAGCCTCTCCCAGAACGATGGTCACGCACTCGCCAAGGCATGGGTGGAGATGGGCAAGGTCACCCCTTGGGCCGATGTCTCGTCTTTCACCCAGGACATGGCCGCGCTCGTGCCCAAGATCACCTCGGCCTCCTTGGAGGAGCTCAACTTCGGTGCGACGCTGACCTCCGTCCTCGCCAGTTCCACCCGCAGAGGCATCCAGACCAGCTCCATGATCTCCATCCTGGGCAAGTCCTTCGCCAACGCCGAGGGCTCTGTGCGCTACCTGGCACCGGAGCTGTCCGTGACCGATGTCTTCCGTAAGGAGATCCGCGGGATCGTCGCCGCGTACCTGCGTGAAGCCTCGTCGGACCAGCAGGCGGCCCGCACCTTGATGGAACAGCTCATCAGCAGTCTGTCCACGCCGGGTGAGATCCGCGGCATCATCCGCGACATCGCCAACCAGGACCTGACCATCCAGGTGGCCCAGGCCGCCAAACAACGCCTCTCGCCCCGGGACGACCGTGCCGACGCGCGTCTGCGGCGTGTCCTCCAGGCGGCCGGCCTCGCGGCCCTCGTCTGGCGGGCGGCACAAAACCGCCAGCGGTGA
- a CDS encoding IS5 family transposase yields MSARRPYRSDVSDARWALIEPVFTAWRARRTGPGTAARVHDLREIVNAILYVNRTGIPWEYLPHDFPPYKTVYDYYAKWEADGTTRQVHDLLRDKTRRAHGRSAEPTAAVVDAQSVKTSANVAENSQGIDAGKKIKGRKRHLITDTLGLVLAVLVTAANVHDTTGGKLLLDDLAAAHPSVTKVWADGGYQNSIFNHGARLGINVEVVQRPRTKGFEPLPKRWVIEWTFGWLMQHRRLARDYEALPQRSQTMIHWAMANKMSRELTGESAPTWRIETDIPLTSA; encoded by the coding sequence GTGAGTGCTCGTCGTCCGTACCGCAGTGATGTGTCCGATGCCCGCTGGGCTCTGATCGAGCCGGTCTTCACGGCCTGGCGAGCGAGACGGACCGGACCGGGTACGGCAGCCCGGGTGCACGATCTGCGGGAAATCGTCAACGCCATCCTGTACGTCAACCGCACTGGCATCCCGTGGGAGTACCTGCCGCACGACTTCCCGCCGTACAAAACCGTCTACGACTACTACGCGAAGTGGGAAGCCGACGGCACCACCCGGCAGGTCCATGACCTCTTACGCGACAAGACCCGGCGGGCTCACGGTCGCAGTGCGGAGCCCACCGCGGCCGTGGTCGACGCGCAGAGCGTGAAGACCTCGGCAAACGTTGCCGAGAACAGCCAGGGCATCGACGCCGGCAAGAAGATCAAAGGACGCAAGCGACACCTGATCACCGACACGCTCGGTCTGGTGCTGGCTGTTCTGGTCACCGCCGCGAATGTGCACGACACCACCGGCGGCAAGCTCCTGCTCGACGACCTGGCCGCAGCCCATCCCAGCGTCACCAAGGTCTGGGCCGACGGCGGTTACCAGAACAGCATCTTCAACCACGGCGCCCGGCTGGGCATCAATGTCGAGGTGGTACAGCGGCCACGGACGAAGGGGTTCGAGCCGCTACCGAAGCGATGGGTGATCGAGTGGACCTTCGGCTGGCTGATGCAGCACCGCCGCCTGGCACGAGACTACGAAGCCCTGCCGCAGCGATCCCAGACGATGATCCACTGGGCGATGGCTAACAAAATGTCCCGCGAACTGACCGGAGAATCCGCACCAACGTGGCGAATCGAAACGGACATCCCACTCACATCGGCGTGA
- a CDS encoding MFS transporter, whose translation MPRASTRLTFAVLATGAGVFSMLQSLIAPALPTVQHALHASPSTATWVMTAYLLSASVFTPILGRVGDLAGRKRTLVGVLLAVLAGCLVAALAPNIGVLIVARVVQGIGGALFPLAFGIIRDEFAPAEVSGSISNLSAVIAAGGGVGMVAAGPIVSALDYRWLFWIPVVIVAATVLIALRYIPESPERAEGKVGWGGAVLLSGWLVALLLPLSQAGQWGWGSAKVVGLFAAAVVLFAVWLVTEARSRTPLIDLRVLRLPAVWTTNTAALLFGAGMYSIWSFLPGFVQTPSAAGYGFGASVTESGLLMLPMLVAMFLSGVLSGRLEPRVGAKALLTTGSALGALACGFLTLWHDSRWQIGVVAGLFGLGIGLAFASMANLIVGSVPVAQTGAATGMNANIRTIGGSIGAALTSVLVTGRLQPSGLPYASGYTHGWALLALLCLAAAGAALLVPARRPGPLAEAPAAPRTTRAPARVR comes from the coding sequence ATGCCCCGCGCCTCCACGCGCCTCACCTTCGCGGTCCTCGCGACCGGTGCCGGCGTCTTCTCCATGCTCCAGTCGCTGATCGCGCCGGCCCTGCCGACCGTCCAGCACGCCCTGCACGCCTCCCCGTCCACCGCGACCTGGGTGATGACCGCGTACCTGCTGTCCGCCTCGGTCTTCACCCCGATCCTCGGCCGGGTCGGCGACCTCGCCGGGCGGAAACGGACCCTCGTCGGCGTCCTGCTCGCCGTCCTCGCGGGCTGTCTGGTCGCCGCGCTGGCCCCGAACATCGGCGTGCTGATCGTCGCCCGGGTCGTCCAGGGCATCGGCGGCGCCCTCTTCCCGCTCGCCTTCGGCATCATCCGGGACGAGTTCGCACCGGCCGAGGTCAGCGGCAGCATCAGCAACCTCTCCGCCGTGATCGCGGCCGGCGGCGGCGTCGGCATGGTCGCCGCCGGACCCATCGTGTCCGCGCTCGACTACCGCTGGCTGTTCTGGATCCCGGTGGTGATCGTCGCCGCGACGGTCCTCATCGCCCTGCGCTACATCCCCGAGTCCCCCGAGCGGGCCGAGGGCAAGGTCGGCTGGGGCGGCGCCGTGCTGCTCTCCGGCTGGCTGGTGGCCCTGCTGCTGCCGCTGAGCCAGGCCGGGCAGTGGGGCTGGGGCTCGGCGAAGGTGGTGGGCCTGTTCGCCGCCGCCGTCGTGCTGTTCGCGGTGTGGCTGGTGACCGAGGCCCGCTCGCGCACCCCGCTGATCGACCTGCGGGTGCTGCGGCTGCCCGCGGTGTGGACGACCAACACCGCCGCCCTGCTGTTCGGCGCCGGCATGTACTCCATCTGGTCCTTCCTGCCGGGTTTCGTCCAGACACCGTCCGCGGCCGGTTACGGCTTCGGCGCCAGCGTCACCGAGTCCGGCCTGCTCATGCTGCCGATGCTGGTCGCGATGTTCCTCTCCGGCGTGCTGTCGGGCCGGCTGGAGCCCCGCGTCGGCGCCAAGGCGCTGCTCACCACGGGCTCCGCGCTCGGCGCGCTGGCCTGCGGCTTCCTCACCCTCTGGCATGACTCCCGGTGGCAGATCGGCGTCGTCGCGGGCCTGTTCGGCCTCGGCATCGGACTGGCCTTCGCCTCGATGGCCAACCTCATCGTGGGCAGCGTGCCGGTGGCCCAGACCGGCGCCGCGACCGGCATGAACGCCAACATCCGCACCATCGGCGGCTCCATCGGCGCCGCGCTCACCAGCGTCCTGGTCACCGGCCGGCTCCAGCCCTCGGGCCTGCCGTACGCCTCCGGATACACCCACGGCTGGGCCCTGCTCGCCCTCCTCTGCCTGGCCGCGGCCGGCGCCGCCCTCCTCGTCCCGGCCCGCCGCCCCGGCCCCCTGGCCGAGGCCCCCGCCGCACCGCGGACGACACGGGCACCCGCCCGCGTACGGTAG
- a CDS encoding helix-turn-helix domain-containing protein has protein sequence MTATPFPVSEIVAARRPHRKDAARNYDALLGAARQAFAEHGADASLEDISRRAGVGIGTLYRNFPTRRDLFETVYADEVAALCAAAVEVADREPWQALSAWLDRFAGYMVTKRAVREALNGESDIFQTCRESMYAAGGPLLERAQRSGAARTDMDFGDLLRLVAGITATNFEDDAQRDRVLAIALDGVRAGR, from the coding sequence GTGACGGCCACGCCGTTCCCCGTCAGCGAGATCGTGGCGGCCCGCCGGCCGCACCGTAAGGACGCCGCCCGCAACTACGACGCGCTGCTCGGCGCCGCCCGCCAGGCGTTCGCCGAGCACGGGGCCGACGCCTCCCTGGAGGACATCTCCCGCCGCGCCGGTGTCGGCATCGGCACCCTGTACCGCAACTTCCCGACCCGCCGCGACCTGTTCGAGACGGTCTACGCCGACGAGGTCGCCGCCCTGTGCGCGGCGGCCGTGGAGGTGGCGGACCGGGAGCCGTGGCAGGCGCTGTCGGCGTGGCTGGACCGGTTCGCCGGTTACATGGTCACCAAGCGCGCGGTGCGCGAGGCGCTGAACGGCGAGTCGGACATCTTCCAGACCTGCCGCGAGTCCATGTACGCGGCCGGCGGTCCGCTGCTGGAGCGCGCGCAGCGCTCCGGCGCCGCCCGGACGGACATGGACTTCGGGGACCTGCTGCGGCTGGTCGCCGGGATCACGGCGACGAACTTCGAGGACGACGCCCAGCGCGACCGGGTGCTGGCCATCGCGCTGGACGGGGTGCGCGCCGGCCGCTGA
- a CDS encoding cupin domain-containing protein → MTHSFALHIPDAVLEPEPLDPGQIVSGNPEVTGKVVWQSPDGRQVRGIWQITPGVVTDTEADELFVVISGSATIEVEDGPTLRVGPGDMVVLRAGDRTRWTVHETLRKAYVLTL, encoded by the coding sequence ATGACGCACAGCTTCGCGCTCCACATCCCCGACGCCGTCCTCGAACCCGAGCCCCTGGACCCCGGGCAGATCGTCTCCGGGAATCCCGAGGTGACCGGGAAGGTGGTGTGGCAGTCGCCGGACGGACGGCAGGTCCGGGGCATCTGGCAGATCACCCCGGGCGTGGTCACGGACACGGAGGCCGACGAGCTGTTCGTGGTGATCAGCGGCTCGGCCACGATCGAGGTCGAGGACGGGCCGACGCTGCGGGTCGGTCCCGGCGACATGGTGGTGCTGCGGGCGGGCGACCGCACGCGGTGGACGGTGCACGAGACCCTGCGCAAGGCGTACGTCCTGACCCTCTGA
- a CDS encoding Gfo/Idh/MocA family oxidoreductase — translation MVDALGVAVIGFGWMGRVHTQAYARLPHHYPDLPLRPRLVTVAEAVPGRAEEAAGRFGFASATRDWREVAADPRVQAVSVTAPNFLHREIGVALAEAGKHLWIEKPVGLGTADARAVADAVARAGVQGTVGFNYRNAPAVEAARELIASGGIGTVTHVRVRLFSDYAADPDTALTWRYERRRGGSGVLGDLASHGVDLARFLCGAIDSVTADTAVFVPERARPGGATAGHALARGGEPGPVENEDYVGCLLRFASGARGVLEACRVSVGEQNAYGFEVHGSRGAVFWDFRRMNELGVSRGTGYRDQSVSTVHVGPGAGEFAAFQPGAANAMGFDDLKVIEACRFVRSIAEGTPYGTTLADAVHSARLLDAMARSARTGGWVSPRTAP, via the coding sequence ATGGTGGATGCGCTGGGTGTCGCCGTCATCGGGTTCGGCTGGATGGGCCGCGTGCACACCCAGGCGTACGCGCGGCTCCCGCACCACTACCCGGATCTCCCGTTGCGGCCCCGGCTGGTCACGGTCGCCGAGGCGGTGCCGGGCCGGGCCGAGGAGGCCGCCGGGCGGTTCGGGTTCGCCTCCGCGACCCGCGACTGGCGCGAGGTGGCCGCCGATCCGCGCGTCCAGGCCGTCAGCGTCACCGCGCCCAACTTCCTGCACCGGGAGATCGGCGTGGCGCTGGCCGAGGCCGGCAAGCACCTGTGGATCGAGAAGCCGGTGGGGCTGGGCACCGCCGACGCGCGCGCGGTCGCCGACGCGGTCGCGCGGGCCGGTGTGCAAGGCACGGTCGGCTTCAACTACCGCAACGCGCCCGCCGTGGAAGCCGCCCGCGAGCTGATCGCCTCCGGTGGGATCGGCACGGTCACACATGTGCGCGTCCGCCTGTTCAGCGACTACGCGGCGGACCCGGACACCGCTCTGACCTGGCGCTACGAGCGGCGGCGCGGGGGCAGCGGGGTGCTCGGCGACCTGGCCTCGCACGGCGTGGACCTGGCCCGCTTCCTGTGCGGCGCCATCGACTCCGTCACCGCCGACACCGCGGTCTTCGTCCCGGAGCGCGCCCGCCCGGGCGGCGCGACGGCCGGCCACGCCCTGGCCCGCGGTGGCGAGCCGGGCCCGGTGGAGAACGAGGACTACGTCGGCTGTCTGCTCCGCTTCGCCTCCGGCGCCCGCGGGGTCCTGGAGGCCTGCCGGGTCTCGGTCGGCGAGCAGAACGCCTACGGCTTCGAGGTGCACGGCAGCCGGGGCGCGGTGTTCTGGGACTTCCGCAGGATGAACGAGCTGGGCGTGAGCCGCGGCACCGGCTACCGGGACCAGTCCGTGAGCACGGTCCATGTCGGCCCGGGCGCGGGTGAGTTCGCCGCGTTCCAACCGGGCGCGGCCAACGCGATGGGCTTCGACGACCTGAAGGTGATCGAGGCCTGCCGGTTCGTACGGTCCATCGCCGAGGGCACGCCGTACGGCACCACTCTCGCGGACGCGGTGCACAGCGCGCGCCTGCTCGACGCGATGGCGCGGTCCGCGCGGACCGGCGGCTGGGTGAGTCCGCGGACGGCTCCTTGA
- a CDS encoding Gfo/Idh/MocA family oxidoreductase, with protein MRIGILGLGRIGSFHAETLHGLDTVESLVVTDPFAGAAERAAERFGAEVASSPEALLASGVDGIVVAAATDAHPALIRAGVAAGVPVFCEKPVARTMSEGVEVLAAVRDTGVPVQIGYHRRFDAGFAAARAAVRAGELGALHTVRSTTLDPAPPPAAYIAASGGIFRDCAVHDFDSIRWVTGREVAEVYAVGGNRGADHIRAAGDADTAGALLTLDDGTVAVVSNSRHNGRGYDVRMELHGFADSLAVGLDDRLPLRSAEPGAQFPPGAPHAFFMDRFAAAYRAELAAFTEVVAGTRPSPCTLEDALEAGWIAEACTVSLREHRPVRPAEVRSA; from the coding sequence ATGCGCATCGGAATCCTCGGTCTCGGCCGCATCGGCTCCTTCCACGCCGAGACCCTCCACGGGCTCGACACCGTCGAGTCGCTGGTCGTCACCGATCCGTTCGCCGGCGCGGCCGAGCGCGCGGCGGAGCGGTTCGGTGCCGAGGTCGCCTCCTCGCCGGAGGCGCTGCTGGCGTCCGGAGTGGACGGCATCGTGGTGGCGGCGGCCACCGACGCCCACCCCGCGCTGATCCGGGCCGGTGTCGCGGCCGGTGTCCCGGTCTTCTGCGAGAAGCCCGTCGCTCGGACGATGAGCGAGGGCGTCGAGGTCCTCGCGGCCGTGCGTGACACCGGTGTGCCGGTCCAGATCGGCTACCACCGGCGCTTCGACGCGGGATTCGCCGCCGCCCGGGCCGCCGTACGGGCCGGTGAGCTGGGCGCGCTGCACACCGTGCGGTCCACGACGCTGGATCCGGCGCCGCCGCCGGCCGCGTACATCGCCGCGTCCGGCGGCATCTTCCGGGACTGTGCCGTGCACGACTTCGACAGCATCCGCTGGGTGACGGGCCGTGAGGTCGCCGAGGTGTACGCGGTGGGCGGCAACCGCGGCGCCGATCACATCAGGGCGGCGGGCGACGCCGACACCGCCGGCGCGCTGCTCACCCTCGACGACGGCACGGTCGCGGTGGTGTCCAACTCCCGGCACAACGGGCGCGGTTACGACGTGCGGATGGAGCTGCACGGCTTCGCCGACTCGCTCGCCGTCGGCCTGGACGACCGGCTCCCCCTGCGCTCGGCCGAGCCCGGCGCGCAGTTCCCGCCGGGCGCCCCGCACGCCTTCTTCATGGACCGCTTCGCCGCCGCCTACCGAGCCGAACTCGCCGCGTTCACCGAGGTCGTGGCGGGCACCCGGCCCTCCCCGTGCACCCTGGAGGACGCCCTGGAGGCCGGCTGGATCGCCGAGGCGTGCACCGTGTCGCTGCGCGAGCACCGGCCGGTGCGACCGGCGGAGGTGCGATCGGCCTGA
- a CDS encoding sugar phosphate isomerase/epimerase, with the protein MAQTLDRIRVGSAPDSWGVWFPDDPHQIPWHRFLDEVSEAGYDWIELGPYGYLPTDPARLADELARRNLKVSAGTVFTALHRGPAVWEETWDHVGRVAALTRAMGAGHLVVIPSFWRDDKTAEILEPPELTAGQWTDLARGMERLGRQVRETYGLDIVVHPHADTHIDTEAHVTRFLDATDSELVSLCLDTGHYAYCGGDSVKLIETYGERLGYLHLKQVDPDVLAEVVAGGLPFGPAVRRGVMCEPPAGIPELEPVLRAAQALGVNLFAIVEQDMYPCAPDRPLPIAVRTRRFLRSCGA; encoded by the coding sequence ATGGCCCAGACCCTCGACCGCATCCGGGTCGGCTCCGCCCCCGATTCCTGGGGCGTCTGGTTCCCCGACGACCCGCACCAGATCCCCTGGCACCGCTTCCTCGACGAGGTGTCCGAGGCGGGCTACGACTGGATCGAACTCGGCCCCTACGGCTACCTCCCCACCGACCCGGCCCGGCTCGCCGACGAACTGGCCCGGCGGAACCTGAAGGTCTCGGCCGGCACGGTCTTCACCGCCCTGCACCGAGGACCGGCCGTCTGGGAGGAGACCTGGGACCACGTCGGCCGGGTCGCCGCGCTCACCCGGGCGATGGGCGCCGGGCACCTGGTGGTGATCCCCTCTTTCTGGCGCGACGACAAGACCGCCGAGATCCTGGAGCCGCCCGAGCTGACCGCCGGGCAGTGGACGGACCTGGCCCGGGGCATGGAACGGCTCGGCCGCCAGGTCCGGGAGACCTACGGCCTCGACATCGTCGTCCACCCGCACGCCGACACCCACATCGACACCGAGGCCCACGTCACCCGCTTCCTGGACGCCACCGACAGCGAACTGGTGAGCCTCTGCCTGGACACCGGGCACTACGCCTACTGCGGCGGCGACAGCGTCAAGCTGATCGAGACCTACGGCGAACGCCTCGGCTACCTGCACCTCAAGCAGGTCGACCCGGACGTCCTCGCCGAGGTCGTCGCCGGCGGGCTGCCGTTCGGTCCCGCCGTGCGGCGCGGGGTGATGTGCGAACCGCCCGCCGGGATCCCGGAGCTGGAACCGGTGCTGCGGGCGGCCCAGGCACTGGGCGTGAACCTGTTCGCGATCGTCGAGCAGGACATGTACCCGTGCGCACCGGACCGGCCGCTGCCGATCGCCGTCCGCACCCGCCGCTTCCTGCGCTCCTGCGGCGCCTGA